The genomic stretch agttcaAGTCTCAATTCATAAACCTTAAATTGATTTTGCttggatttgatccaaattgaatctaatcctaaaatcaaatatttgtttACCATTTTAACTTACGAGAttggaccaaaaaaaaaaacttccttATTTCACATTTAATGGATTTCAAACATTACATATAATGTTCTAATACAATTTTGGAAACAAATTTACTCAATTAAATGTCCAATATTTGACATAATACAAAGAATCAAATATCTAATTCTCACCATAAATCTTCCCTgcaaacaaatcaaattgaaatctTAATTGTATATTCTAAAAGATAGAACTGATAATGTATCAATGTTCAatatcaaaacataaatattatttttacattaagttagaattttaatttattgatcccaaattgattttaaatttacttttttatattcCAATTTATCAATATAAGCTTTGTTTGTCTTCGACTCGAATCTAACTAAATAATcccaaattgattttaaatttacttttttatattcCAATTTATCAATATAAGCCTTGTTTGTCTTTGACTCGAATCTAACTAAATACCCTAAAATCATGATGTGTCAATTTGTCGACAAGAAAGCTAACGTTGCGAGGATTTTTCTGGCAAATTTCCTTATCCGAAAATAGTCTGATCCcattccaaaaaataaaatcccaAAAGAAATCTCGAAAATTCCCAAAAGGAAATCTCAAGCTTATGAATACGTGGCTAAATATGATAATGCCAACGTGGAGGCCCTTTTATCGTTATGTTAGTAAGCTGACTCGTGGACAGGTCAACTGCCGCATAAATTTTCGGCTTTATCATCTTACTACCATCAACATTCGATGCGAACAATCAAGGACAAATCTACACCGTCGATCTAACTTCAATCATTGAACCATTAGTAACAGACGGTCACTCTAAAGAAACTCTCCAACAGGTTTCTATAAGCAAtcaaactatgtatacccactttagttatataaatgtgtatacatttatacgtgtcatcatataattggataattttaaattaagaatgaaacaataaccaatcatatgatgacacatataaatatgtatatatttgtgtacccaaaatggatacacatagtattgctcttctATAAATTTACACTGATGTTATCCAGCAGTTTCCCTATTTTAACTGAACTGCAATCTCGGTCTCTCCGGTAAGCTCTCTAACTTTGATTTTGGTCTTCACTTTTCTTGCTACGATCATTTGATTGTGTGCTTTACATCTCAAATCAGagtgttgttttgttttttttcctgttGTCGTTTAATTTTTGATAACTGACGCTCGGTCGAGTTGATATTGTGAGAAATGATGTGTGTATAGATGTGCATCACTGTGTTAGTCTGTCTTGTGAAGTTGAAGtcattgttgttattttttaaagtttttgcgtgtttgatttgatgttattataGCTGTATATCTTGATGGATCGAAAatcatttgttctttttttttttttttacgaagagaaaatttttgtcattatgTTTGAAATGTTTAGACTTAGCTTTGAATATCTGTGTTAATCTgttatagtttattattttccttGTGAATTTAAGTTATCGTcattatgtttgaatttttttacgTGGTTGATCTGATTCTTTTTAGAATTTGTATGTTGGTGCATTGGAATTCGGAAATGTTTGTTTTTGAACAAACATGTCAACGTTTGGCTACTGTTAAAGTGAGAACTTCTTTTGAAGCAAAAGAATTGCAGTTTCAAGTTTTTGCcgaaacaaaatatttttttgcttcTAAAGGATTGATTTTTAGCAAAATTTTgacaatataatttaatatgcaTAAAGCCAAAAATGATGTCACTTTTCGgaaagtgaaaaatgaaaaatctaaaaacagAGTCTTGCAGTTTAGTTCCGTTGCATGATAGGAATCAATCATTTTGTTAGGTGTTCTAGATTTTGTGGTTTTATATctatgtttctaattcatatgTTCTAAGTTTTTAATCCTTTGCTATTTATTGGAAATGAGTGTTCTTGTATTAACTAGATATTTAAGTGCAGAAGATATTATGGTTATCAATTCGTAGTTTACTTCTTTACAAATGTTTTCAATGGAGGCAGAATAACTTCATTTCTAAAATGGCTGAGGCTGCTGCCCCAAATGCTGAGCTGTTGGAGTGGCCAAAGAAAGATAAACGACGCATGCTTCATGTTGTGTATCGTGTTGGTGATCTTGAGCGCACCATCAAGTATGCCTTTAAAACATTTATCGGATTGATATTTGGATATGGTCAAAGATTTTGGATGCTATGATGTTCTCATGTtgttctaattcttttgttaTCAGGTTTTATACTGAATGCTTAGGGATGAAGTTGTTGAGGCAGAGAGACATCCCAGAAGAGAAATACTCCAATGCCTTTCTTGGGTTTGGCCCAGAAGAGTCTCACTTCGTTGTTGAGTTAACTTACAGTTCGGTGCTAATACTGTTCTTTGTATGGCTCAGTAGTTATGAGTTCTATTGCTGCAAGTACATTGAAATGTTACTTCTAGGACATGattgtgaattttatttatttattttttgtaaggAGGAAATTTTATTTGAGGTGGATCGAATTCTATTTGTGTATTAGTAAGTATTTACTTTGCTATTGATCTACAGattatgatgtatcatcatatgatattGGAACTGGTTTTGGGCATTTTGGAATTGCAACTCAAGATGTATGTGCCATTCatctttttagatattttaaacaCATGATTTTGTTTTAGTCTTGAAATTCAACCATATATATGGATTTCTAGGTCTACAAATTGGTTGAAGACATTCGAGCCAAGGGTGGCATTATCACTAGAGAGCCTGGTCCAGTCAAAGGTGGAACAACTCACATTGCCTTTATAAAGGATCCTGATGGCTATATTTTTGAACTCATCCAAAGAGGTCCAACTCCTGAACCTTTGTGTCAAGTAATGCTCCGTGTTGGCGATATAGACCGCTCCATTAAGTTCTATGAAAAGGTAACAATGTAATGTACTGTTtactttttcttgaattttgcATGTCCAGCGGTTCTTGTATTCTAGTTTCTGACTAAACCTGGTTTTGTCAGCATGTTTTGAGCGTGTgttttatattatcttaaatttGTCATATGCTGAaattcttacaattttttttatatatagctttacttctgaaaaaaatttctctttatgGAGGCTTTACCTCTGGTTAATGTTTGCAGCAATTGCTCtgcaaaatttgtttttgagtGTTGAATTAGAGGAGGCTGTTTAGCGAATGATGCAAAGAACAGGATGATTTTCCTTTTAATTAGGAAGTCTATAGATGATACACAGCATTTACATTTTCAACATTCATTTAAAACTGGTGCCCCATAAACTTGAGAGCATTGGTGCATTATTTGGTTATCAAGGTTTCTGCATCAGTTATTAAGCTACCCTAGTTGTTCCTTTTATTCTCTGTGGTTTTTTTGGGTCTGGGCTAGAATTTGCTGACTTTGGATTGTGGTTCATCACCATCCACTCTAGTTTTTGATGATGCATCTTCAAAGACTGAAGTTATTCTAAAAGAGATGGTGTAATGAATATATCtgtgtataatttataaaacatttttttttttttacaatattttatgaCTGGTGCCCTGGAAGGTAGTGACATAATGACTATCGTCTTGTTTTATGCAAGCACGTCAAGACTTTCTTTTTTGTCAATcccatttaatattttttatgttcttgGTTTCTGCTGTGCAGGCTTTGGGAATGAAGCTGTTACGGAAGGTTGATAAGCCTGACTATAAGGTAAATATATTCTTCTGTGGATTTTCAGTTGTCAGTCTGAAATGGTTCTAATTGTTATGGACAACGGAGGCAGCTTATGGAGTTTCTTTCTTTGTGTGGCTGTGTTTCTATTACAGTACACCCTAGCCATGATGGGATATGCAGATGAATACGAGACAACTGTTCTGGAATTAACTTACAATTATGGTGTGACTGAATATACCAAGGGAAATGCATATGCTCAGGTAATTTTAGTTCGTCCAGTGGAATCTGTAATGACTTTCTCTTTAATTTGAGAACCCTTTACTATGATTGCGGAATCCATTGTAGGTTGCCATTGGTACTGATGATGTATACAAAAGTGCTGAGGTTGTGAACCTGGTCACACAAGAGCTTGGAGGAAAGATAACCCGACAACCTGGACCAATTCCTGGAATCAACACCAAAATTACCTCTTTCCTGGACCCAGATGGCTGGAAGACAGTAAGTTTTCTGTGGTGCTTCTCTTAATCCTGGTAATTTAGGAAACACGTGTTTGTTTCTTGAGAATCTCATGTATGTGTTTAATTCTATACGTAGGTCCTGGTTGACAATGAAGATTTTCTGAAGGAACTCAAGTAAGGAATGAAGGATTTTTCATGAAGCATCAAGTAGTATTATTACTCATGAATAAGTTAGGTCTAGTGTCTGGATATGGGCGTTGCTACTTGATTTGAACTATGATATGTTTTAACTTTGGTatacttaattgaatttatcaattaaagTCTAATGTTGTCTATTAGCTATCATTCATTCATCAACTTATTTGTATGCACCAATTTAAGCCCGCTGTCATCTATTAGCTGTCTTTCGAGCAACATCAATCATATTCAGTGTATTGTTGATCCTGAGGTGAGACTACGGCTGGACTTGTTTGAGCTCAAATAcgaaagttaaatattttcaattagagCTTTAAGGGTATTCGATTTGTCCAACtcatggtttgaaaaattttcgatgtaaaatgactaaaatgactttattttaattaatatttattaaaacaatatcgttttagtcatttttgtttagttatagtatcaaactaaatttaaaaattggtttgaatTCGAACTTGAGTTgaaatcaaataagttaaactcGAACACCTTTAAGAGAAATTTGGTtttactcaaattcaattagatTCAAATCTAGACTTTGATGAGACCTTGGATATTGACTTGATAAAGGTTTTATACAAACATCCGAGTGTTTGTGTTGTGCTGCATTCATGGTTGGCATCGAAAATTACATGTCAACATGTTTGTGGCATCAACCACTAAGGAAATCTAAAATCTTCGGTGAAGCTCTGAAACAGAATTTTTGGGTTAAGACTCCACTCAGTTGATCTGagtatttcattttcaaatccAATCCTACCTTTGGGAAATCTGAAAGACCATAACTTATTTAACTTCAAATTTACAATGGTGGGCATAGCTGGCGCACCACCTACTCCATTTGTTAAGAAAGCCATTCATCTCTGATTTCGATTGACATTTTTTAGTTATTATTccattaatatgaaaaaataaaaaaataatatgcaaGAATTCTGAAGATCTAGTtggttaaattttactaattaaaaaaaaaaaaaaaactgtagtTCCATTTGgcaagttattaaaaaaaaaaaaagtgttcaGCCTGTGAGGACAGCGATTATTAACCTGTAAAGGGTAAGACTATTTAATAGTTACCTCACCACTTTCAGGATCCaaatctcttattttatttggaGAATCACCAAAGCGATAAGATTCACAAGATTCTTGACATTTGCAGTATAAGTATATCAATTCTACCCCACAATGCACCCCATCACAATACTACTTACCATCCAAACAACCTCCATTAGGAGGAAGAAAAGAATTGAGAACTAAAAATAGCCAAAGAACTCTCCCAGAAAACTTTCACCTTTTACCATAACTAACACAAACTTCTTCCCAGTTTCCCATCTCTGGCTTCAGCTCGGGGGTCAGAAGATGTATGTACAGCACAGCAATGGAAGTTTAATTGTTTATCTTCAGACAGTAAATCAAGATGGGAGAAAACAATGTCAGGGAGGGTTTCCATAGAACCATCTATGAAATTGTATCCATTGGATAGCAACCAAGAACACGAAGAAATCGAGCAAATTCCTGcttagtaaaaagaaaaaagaaaaacaactgaTATCAATTTCTCAACGGGTGATTGGTTATCATGAGAAACCATAACAGTTTTATGAAGGTAACTATATTTTGGTCAATAGAAACTaagataaaaaaacaagaagaatgaCCGTGTACAAAGTTTATGTCAACGTGCCAATCAAACTGAAACAAAAATACAGTCAACTGAAAACAAAACAACTTCACAATAGTACAGAATGAGGGCTGAATGCAAAATTAATTGCAAACACTTAGGCAAATATGTCAAATAGGAgtggattcaaactgaactgAACTCGGGTTTGGGCCTAACTAAGCTTGGCTTACCATGAGAtaagtcgagcttgagcttaagtTCAGGCTCAACGAGTTAAAGACATGAGTTAGAGCTTGATAGGGTCGGTGATGCTTGAGCTTTCCTTGCATGGGCTTGAAATTATAGATACGAGCTCgataaacttaaaacaaaacaaaattgttttctCTAAGTTATATAGCAAAACAAAGTCATTTTGCGTTGCTAACATTATGTAACAATTACGCAGAACAATGTCATTTTGAGTTAaccaaaataatgttatatttgcAAGTCGTTCATGAGCTTATTGAATCGAACACCCCTATGGCTCAAGCTCAAGTTCGAATTCAATAGCGTCCCATACCCATGGCTTTAGCTTGACCCGTCGTTGCTTGTTTCGAGCTCGACGAGACGAGCTGAGCTGAGCTGAGCTGAGCCGGAGCTTAGTAGCTTGCAAGACTCTTTGGCATATGATAATCTCTTATCATTTATCCAGTTGCAGATAACATCTACAGGAAAAAATTCCATGAAACCTAGTAGGTGGGGTTCTCTCAAAGTAACTGATTTACTGATACAATAAGAAGTTGCTAAGTAAACTTGCTTATACGTAATGGATGGTTGACTAGAAAAAGTTGACACTACTAACTTACTGATTGTacaaaaaactcataaaattgcATGAAGCCATCTTTTCTATGATGAGTGTGAAGCAAAACGACCATAGTGAACTGGTTAGTTTCAAAACTAATACAGAGTTTGGATAGGATTGCCAAATAGATCACGAAGTTTACAAAGCATGCTCCTTCAAATCTCAAGGTATTATTACATCTATTAGAACGAGGTCCAATCAAACATTGTAATCTCTAAATACATGCAATGAAAAAtgtaccaacaaaaaaaaaaaaatgcgcacatctgaaaaggaaaaaaaagtgtGCATATGGACTTGCAAAAGATTGATAGCCCTATGGTGTAATGTAATCATCGACATGGAACACATTTAGGATAAATCACATGAGTCATGTAGTGGAATGCAaaaatcaaagatgaaaatCCATGGAATTATAAACCAGTAACtcgaaataaaatatatttgggaAACAAAATGAGGATAAGAGGTCAAAGCATAAGAGGCTGTAGTACTTTTTACATTTCATTAAGTATTAGATAACTAACCTGCAAATGTCCCAAAGCATGTTGGGCTCTCTCTTCAGCCATAGATGCTTCGAAGTCAATGTAGAAGAGGTAGTCAAAATACCTGCCATCAGAGACCAATTATTTATTTGTCATGAAATCTCACAGCAGAACTAGTATTTCCAAGTTTTAGAAATTCCATCATCTTCCAGTTGTAATTTTCTTCAAAACTTTGGTTTCCAAGAAATGGAAAGACCTTGaaccaaatataattatataatgctTAGTTTAAAAGGTCGATATTTTATGGCTCTAGAACcaaacacatacatacatatgtaattaaaatatatatacacacacacacacacacacctaGGATTAAACACACATAATTCTACAGTTAAAATGAAGGATTCAATATACTGAATCACTCACTTTGCACTCCCTTTATTAGAATCATCAACAACCCTTAGGGGACGCTTTCTCTGTGGACGGCTCTCTATCTGAAAAATGGTTAAAAGAACCATAACAATCATAGCGCTTTGACATTATGATTAAATACTGGAACTGTGTTTTTACATTTAAGTACCTTAGTCAAATTAATGTCCCTCAAAGCAAAGACTGCCAACGCTTTGAACAGCATGCCAGGGCCTTCTTCTAGAGTGAAAACAATACTTGTCTGGAGAAAAAGGAAATCAGTAACTGTTTGCTTGAGACTGTAACCTAGTATATAAATTACTAACAAGGAACAGTACCTTATAGGGCCTCCAAGTTCCTGCAATTATAGGCTCTCTTGCCAGTATCAAAAAACGGGtaatattatcatcatcatcctgG from Mangifera indica cultivar Alphonso chromosome 6, CATAS_Mindica_2.1, whole genome shotgun sequence encodes the following:
- the LOC123219526 gene encoding lactoylglutathione lyase GLX1-like, producing MAEAAAPNAELLEWPKKDKRRMLHVVYRVGDLERTIKFYTECLGMKLLRQRDIPEEKYSNAFLGFGPEESHFVVELTYNYDVSSYDIGTGFGHFGIATQDVYKLVEDIRAKGGIITREPGPVKGGTTHIAFIKDPDGYIFELIQRGPTPEPLCQVMLRVGDIDRSIKFYEKALGMKLLRKVDKPDYKYTLAMMGYADEYETTVLELTYNYGVTEYTKGNAYAQVAIGTDDVYKSAEVVNLVTQELGGKITRQPGPIPGINTKITSFLDPDGWKTVLVDNEDFLKELK